In Populus nigra chromosome 1, ddPopNigr1.1, whole genome shotgun sequence, one genomic interval encodes:
- the LOC133688592 gene encoding uncharacterized protein LOC133688592: MCSFKFRLHRSANNIATPIAKINGRPVLQPKSNQVPSLERRNSLKKNSPAKSPTQEPTAVPPIPLMQPAGNAAGTKTKQPSGLSPPISPKLKSPVPPAVKRGNDPDGLNTSAEKVWTPRSTTKVTASLVKKSRKSSTVGGPHSVDPFAMKHSSLLVESPGSIAAARREHVAVMQEQRKMRIAHYGRTKSAKYQGKVVPADSPATNTISREEKRCSFITPNSDPIYVAYHDEEWGVPVHDDKMLFELLVLTGAQVGSDWTSVLKKREAFREAFSGFDAEVVAKFTEKKIASISAEYGIDTSQVRGVVDNSNKILEVKREFGSFDKYLWGYVNHKPIFTQYKSCQKIPVKTSKSETISKDMVKRGFRFVGPTVIHSFMQAGGLRNDHLITCPRHLQYTALASQHPSTLAPPS, encoded by the exons ATGTGTTCCTTTAAATTTAGGCTGCACCGAAGTGCTAATAATATTGCTACTCCTATTGCTAAGATTAATGGCCGCCCGGTCCTTCAGCCAAAATCCAATCAAGTTCCTAGCTTGGAAAGACGCAATTCACTTAAAAAGAACTCACCTGCAAAGTCTCCTACTCAGGAACCAACTGCAGTACCACCTATACCATTAATGCAACCAGCTGGTAATGCCGCAGGTACTAAAACTAAGCAGCCTTCAGGACTGTCCCCCCCTATCTCTCCCAAATTAAAATCACCTGTGCCTCCAGCAGTTAAGAGAGGAAATGATCCTGACGGGTTAAATACTAGTGCTGAAAAGGTTTGGACACCACGTAGCACAACAAAAGTGACAGCTAGTTTGGTAAAGAAGTCGAGGAAATCTAGCACTGTAGGAGGTCCACATTCTGTTGACCCTTTTGCTATGAAACACTCCTCTTTGTTAGTTGAGTCTCCAGGCAGCATAGCGGCTGCTAGGAGGGAACATGTTGCTGTTAtgcaagaacaaagaaaaatgcgAATTGCTCATTATGGGAGAACAAAGTCTGCTAAGTATCAAGGGAAAGTTGTTCCTGCTGATTCTCCGGCTACAAATACCATCTCTCGAGAGGAAAAGAGATGTAGTTTTATCACTCCTAATTCAG ATCCTATCTATGTTGCTTACCATGATGAAGAATGGGGCGTTCCTGTCCATGATGATAA GATGCTGTTTGAATTGCTAGTACTGACTGGTGCACAAGTTGGATCAGATTGGACTTCAGTCTTGAAGAAAAGAGAGGCATTCAG GGAGGCCTTTTCAGGGTTTGATGCAGAAGTTGTTGCCAAATTCACTGAAAAGAAAATAGCATCAATCAGTGCTGAGTATGGCATAGACACAAGCCAAGTTCGAGGAGTTGTAGACAACTCTAATAAGATTCTGGAG gttAAAAGGGAATTTGGGTCATTTGACAAGTACTTGTGGGGATATGTTAATCACAAACCTATCTTCACCCAATACAAATCATGCCAAAAGATCCCTGTGAAGACCTCAAAATCAGAAACCATAAGCAAAGACATGGTGAAGAGAGGGTTTAGATTTGTTGGTCCAACTGTCATCCATTCATTCATGCAAGCAGGCGGACTCCGTAATGACCACTTGATCACCTGTCCAAGGCACCTTCAATACACAGCCTTGGCATCGCAACATCCTAGCACTCTAGCCCCACCTTCGTAG